From Nitrospirota bacterium, a single genomic window includes:
- a CDS encoding Rrf2 family transcriptional regulator → MLITREADYAVRCVLYLAGNTERSSSAGEIARAMSVPKTFLAKILQRLHLAHLVASVRGAGGGYRLARRPEDVTLLDVVSAIQGPVAINLCAVEGEKCGLSSTCTVHPVWTRLRGEVENELRKVTMKDLAS, encoded by the coding sequence ATGCTCATCACCAGGGAAGCGGATTACGCCGTGCGATGCGTTCTCTATCTGGCCGGAAACACCGAGCGCTCCTCAAGTGCCGGCGAAATCGCCCGGGCCATGTCCGTGCCGAAGACGTTTCTCGCCAAGATACTGCAGAGGCTCCATCTCGCCCACCTCGTGGCCTCCGTCCGGGGCGCGGGCGGAGGCTACCGCCTTGCCCGGAGACCCGAGGACGTCACGCTCCTTGACGTGGTCTCGGCCATCCAGGGCCCCGTGGCCATCAACCTCTGTGCCGTGGAAGGGGAAAAGTGCGGCCTGAGCAGCACCTGCACGGTGCATCCCGTGTGGACAAGGCTCAGGGGCGAGGTCGAGAACGAGCTGCGCAAGGTGACCATGAAGGATCTGGCATCCTGA